One Defluviimonas aquaemixtae DNA segment encodes these proteins:
- the pgsA gene encoding CDP-diacylglycerol--glycerol-3-phosphate 3-phosphatidyltransferase, with the protein MNWTIPNVLTMLRLLAAPGVAVMFLYFHRPWADWFALALFVGAAVTDYFDGYLARLWKQESKFGAMLDPIADKAMVVIAIMVITGYSGMNPWLILPAAVILFREVFVSGLREYLGSTAGLLTVTKLAKWKTTAQMIAIAVLFLGTGLEHLEGIARRGMTPEEYAEMVTAGLADPIRSCGVRGCSSYATMVGLGLIWVAAALTFITGWDYFRKALPFLKDDA; encoded by the coding sequence ATGAACTGGACGATCCCGAACGTTCTGACAATGCTTCGCCTTCTTGCCGCGCCGGGCGTGGCAGTGATGTTCCTGTATTTTCACCGCCCGTGGGCCGACTGGTTCGCGCTCGCGCTTTTCGTCGGCGCGGCGGTGACGGACTATTTCGACGGCTATCTTGCGCGGCTCTGGAAGCAGGAATCGAAGTTTGGCGCCATGCTCGACCCGATCGCCGACAAGGCGATGGTGGTTATCGCGATCATGGTGATCACCGGGTATTCCGGGATGAATCCCTGGCTGATCCTGCCCGCCGCAGTGATCCTCTTCCGCGAGGTCTTCGTCTCTGGGCTCAGGGAATATCTCGGTTCAACCGCGGGACTTCTGACGGTCACGAAGCTCGCCAAATGGAAGACGACCGCGCAGATGATCGCAATTGCTGTGCTGTTCCTCGGCACCGGGCTTGAGCATCTCGAAGGAATCGCGCGACGCGGGATGACGCCCGAGGAATATGCGGAAATGGTGACGGCCGGGCTGGCCGATCCGATCCGGTCCTGCGGCGTCAGGGGCTGTTCGTCCTATGCCACGATGGTCGGGCTCGGCTTGATCTGGGTGGCGGCGGCACTCACATTCATTACCGGATGGGACTACTTCCGGAAGGCGCTGCCCTTTCTGAAAGACGACGCATGA
- a CDS encoding arylsulfotransferase family protein, with protein sequence MELVDLSDFSTEFTWALDAGTLFEGLTPGPGYGAGSKITTDRFRAIHPLPFPNGDLLIKDHSSPAVRVSACGERIWGNPRIFHHSSEFGPEGDIWIPAIKIPASVPWSGGDLTDDSIVRLTPQGEIKEEYSVSRLLLENGYEWLLSGMGGEKDSDPIHMNDIQPVMTEGTAWRRGDLLVSIRHRSAVFLFRPSTGKILWLKTGPWVFQHDIDIVGDGQVVIFDNAMNPKLMPVPEGRFNRVLHVDLGSNAVEAYQPEAFAAAEIRTVHEGLADQMPDGRILVEEENFGRIIVLNADGSVAAEYINGADDGMVYRLGWSRYMSQAEGDALRAALEAVSCDE encoded by the coding sequence GTGGAGCTTGTCGACCTTTCCGACTTCTCGACCGAATTCACCTGGGCGCTAGATGCCGGGACGCTGTTCGAGGGATTGACGCCCGGCCCCGGCTACGGCGCTGGATCGAAGATCACTACCGACCGGTTCCGTGCCATCCATCCTTTGCCCTTTCCCAACGGCGATCTGCTAATCAAGGACCACAGCTCACCTGCGGTCAGGGTAAGCGCCTGCGGAGAGCGTATCTGGGGCAATCCGCGGATATTTCACCATTCTTCCGAATTTGGCCCGGAGGGCGACATCTGGATTCCGGCCATCAAGATTCCTGCAAGCGTGCCGTGGAGCGGTGGAGACTTGACCGACGATTCGATCGTTCGGTTGACGCCGCAAGGCGAAATCAAGGAAGAGTACTCTGTGTCGCGGCTGCTTCTGGAGAACGGCTATGAGTGGCTGTTGTCTGGAATGGGGGGCGAAAAGGACAGCGACCCCATCCATATGAATGACATTCAGCCCGTGATGACAGAGGGCACGGCATGGCGGCGCGGCGACCTTCTTGTCAGCATCCGGCACCGCTCAGCCGTATTCTTGTTCCGGCCGTCGACCGGCAAGATCTTGTGGCTTAAAACAGGGCCTTGGGTCTTTCAGCACGATATCGATATTGTCGGCGATGGACAGGTCGTGATCTTCGACAACGCGATGAACCCCAAGCTGATGCCGGTACCGGAAGGCCGTTTCAACCGCGTGCTGCATGTGGACCTGGGGTCCAACGCGGTCGAAGCGTACCAGCCCGAGGCTTTCGCGGCGGCCGAGATTCGCACGGTGCACGAGGGGTTGGCCGACCAGATGCCGGATGGCCGTATTCTGGTCGAAGAGGAGAATTTCGGGCGCATTATTGTGCTGAACGCCGATGGCAGCGTTGCAGCCGAGTACATCAACGGTGCCGACGACGGAATGGTCTACCGCCTCGGCTGGAGTCGCTACATGTCACAAGCGGAAGGCGATGCGCTCAGGGCCGCTTTGGAAGCCGTTTCCTGTGACGAGTAG
- the uvrC gene encoding excinuclease ABC subunit UvrC produces the protein MVELTSGKAAGHTLIQSYLRTLTGQPGVYRMLDAEGRVLYVGKARNLKARVSNYARPAGHSLRIQRMIHATHSMMFLTTRTETEALLLEQNLIKQLKPYFNVLLRDDKSFPNILVSREHEFPQIKKHRGAKKEKGNYYGPFASAGAVNRTLNQLQKVFLLRNCSDAMFQSRTRPCLLYQIKRCSAPCVGHVTKEEYGTLVADAERFLQGRTTQVQAKLAEDMAVASEALEYERAAALRDRIKALTQVQSAQGINPRGVAEADVVALHAEGGQACVQVFFIRANQSWGNRDFYPKTGAGAEEAEVLEAFLGQFYAGKEPPKLILLSHPIEDADLMTELLSDRAGRKVEIAVPQRGEKLELVENAARNARESLARRMSESAAQSKLLEGLAEAFDLDAAPRRIEVYDNSHIQGAHAVGGMIVAGPEGFEKGQYRKFNIKGTDLTPGDDFAMMKEVLSRRFRRLLKEDPDRESQAWPDLILIDGGAGQVSAVAEIMEDLAVEDVPMIGVAKGLDRDAGKEEFHRPGKPPFALPHNSPVLYFIQRLRDEAHRWAIGAHRAKRAKSVGATPLDEIPGVGAARKRALLTHFGSAKAVSRAGLEDLKAVDGISAAMAQTVYDFFHAEG, from the coding sequence ATGGTTGAATTGACGTCGGGGAAGGCCGCCGGTCACACTCTGATCCAGTCGTATCTCAGAACACTGACCGGTCAACCGGGGGTCTACCGCATGCTCGATGCGGAGGGCCGTGTGCTCTATGTCGGCAAGGCGCGGAACCTCAAGGCACGGGTGTCGAACTATGCCCGGCCCGCTGGCCATTCACTCAGGATCCAGCGGATGATCCACGCGACCCATTCGATGATGTTCCTGACGACGCGGACAGAGACTGAGGCTCTGCTTTTGGAGCAAAATCTGATCAAGCAGCTCAAGCCCTACTTCAACGTGCTGTTGCGCGACGACAAGTCTTTCCCGAACATCCTAGTGTCGAGAGAGCACGAATTCCCGCAGATCAAGAAGCATCGCGGCGCGAAGAAGGAAAAGGGGAACTACTACGGCCCGTTCGCGAGTGCGGGGGCAGTGAACCGGACTTTGAATCAGTTGCAGAAGGTGTTTCTTCTCCGAAACTGCTCGGACGCGATGTTCCAAAGCCGTACGCGGCCCTGCCTACTCTATCAGATCAAGCGGTGCTCGGCGCCATGTGTAGGCCATGTGACCAAGGAGGAATACGGCACGCTCGTCGCTGACGCCGAGCGCTTCCTGCAGGGGCGCACGACCCAGGTGCAGGCGAAGCTAGCCGAAGACATGGCGGTGGCTTCGGAGGCTTTAGAGTACGAGCGAGCAGCAGCGCTTCGCGACCGGATCAAGGCGCTGACGCAGGTGCAGTCGGCTCAGGGAATCAACCCGCGTGGCGTGGCTGAGGCGGATGTGGTCGCGCTTCATGCGGAGGGCGGTCAAGCCTGCGTGCAGGTCTTCTTCATCCGCGCAAACCAGAGCTGGGGCAACCGCGACTTCTACCCCAAGACCGGGGCGGGGGCGGAGGAGGCCGAAGTACTTGAAGCCTTCCTCGGCCAATTCTACGCAGGCAAGGAGCCGCCTAAACTAATCCTCTTGTCGCATCCAATCGAGGACGCTGATCTGATGACGGAGCTGCTGTCGGACCGCGCCGGTCGGAAAGTTGAGATTGCGGTGCCTCAGCGGGGGGAAAAGTTGGAACTCGTCGAGAATGCGGCGCGGAATGCCCGAGAAAGCCTCGCCCGGCGCATGAGCGAAAGCGCGGCGCAGTCGAAGCTCTTGGAGGGGCTGGCGGAGGCGTTCGACCTGGACGCAGCGCCGCGACGGATCGAAGTCTATGACAACTCACATATCCAAGGCGCACATGCGGTAGGCGGGATGATCGTCGCGGGACCGGAAGGTTTCGAAAAGGGCCAGTACCGCAAGTTCAACATCAAAGGGACGGATCTGACCCCGGGCGACGATTTCGCAATGATGAAGGAAGTGTTGTCTCGCCGCTTCCGGAGACTTCTGAAGGAAGACCCGGACCGCGAGAGCCAGGCGTGGCCGGATCTCATCTTGATCGACGGCGGAGCTGGGCAGGTCTCGGCGGTCGCCGAGATCATGGAGGACCTGGCGGTCGAAGATGTGCCGATGATCGGGGTCGCAAAGGGACTCGACCGCGATGCGGGAAAAGAGGAGTTCCACCGCCCCGGCAAGCCGCCCTTCGCGCTGCCGCACAATTCACCGGTGCTCTACTTCATTCAGCGGCTTCGCGACGAGGCGCATCGCTGGGCCATTGGCGCACATCGGGCCAAGCGGGCCAAGTCTGTGGGCGCGACGCCCCTTGACGAAATCCCGGGCGTGGGCGCAGCGCGCAAGCGGGCGCTACTGACACATTTCGGCTCGGCCAAGGCGGTTAGCCGCGCGGGGCTTGAAGACCTGAAGGCTGTGGACGGGATCTCCGCCGCGATGGCGCAGACCGTCTACGATTTCTTCCACGCCGAGGGGTAG
- a CDS encoding molybdenum cofactor biosynthesis protein MoaE, with amino-acid sequence MRIHVQREPFDYGAECANFGQGGRDVGAVVTFLGVVRDDSGKLAAMEIEYYPGMTERAIAAIADEARTRWGLADLLIIHRHGLLAPGEAIMMVATAARHRAAAFDAAEFLMDYLKSRAPFWKKEIGPDGAKWVAAKDADEDALGRW; translated from the coding sequence ATGCGAATCCATGTTCAAAGGGAGCCCTTCGACTACGGCGCGGAATGCGCAAATTTCGGCCAGGGTGGGCGCGACGTCGGCGCGGTCGTGACCTTTCTCGGCGTGGTCCGCGACGACAGCGGTAAGCTGGCTGCGATGGAAATAGAGTACTACCCCGGCATGACCGAAAGGGCGATCGCGGCGATCGCCGACGAAGCGCGGACACGCTGGGGCCTTGCCGATCTTCTGATCATCCACCGCCACGGCCTGCTCGCGCCCGGCGAAGCGATCATGATGGTCGCCACAGCCGCTCGGCATCGGGCGGCTGCGTTCGACGCGGCCGAATTCCTGATGGACTATCTCAAGTCCCGGGCGCCATTCTGGAAGAAAGAGATCGGTCCGGACGGGGCGAAGTGGGTCGCCGCAAAAGACGCCGACGAAGACGCGCTGGGGCGTTGGTAA
- the moaD gene encoding molybdopterin converting factor subunit 1, with translation MIDVLYFAWVRERIGQPRERVETQATTVAELVEELRAREERYALAFSDISALRVALDQELSDFSAPLDGVREVAFFPPMTGG, from the coding sequence ATGATCGACGTCCTCTACTTCGCGTGGGTCCGCGAGCGCATCGGCCAGCCTCGAGAGCGGGTGGAGACACAGGCGACGACGGTTGCCGAACTCGTCGAGGAGCTTCGCGCCCGAGAAGAGCGCTACGCGCTTGCCTTCTCGGACATTTCTGCGCTCAGGGTCGCGCTCGATCAGGAGCTTTCGGACTTCTCCGCGCCGCTCGACGGGGTTCGCGAGGTCGCGTTCTTTCCTCCCATGACCGGGGGCTAA